The sequence below is a genomic window from Syntrophorhabdaceae bacterium.
CGCGCGCCAGTTCCTTACAAAGGGCTGTCGCGTACGATGGCGGCAGGTTAAAGGTATTGTCCACAAAGTAGAACTGTTTTACACCGCGGCTTTCCAGTTTTGCAATCCACTCCACGACGTTTTTGGGCGAGCGCTTCCGGATGATTGTGCCCTCTATCGTCCCTGTTGAGCAATAGCTACAGCGCATCGGGCAGCCGCGCCTTGTCTGCACGGGTATCCAGAGATCGCCGGCATCTCCGGGAGCGGCGATCAAAAGATCGGGATCGGGAAGCGTGAAGGCGTCAGGTTCCCTGATGAGTATCTTCTCTGCCATCAGGCCTCTGCCTTTGACGTGCACGCCCGGCAGGCCATCAAGGGTTTCATTATCTTCCAATCGCTCCAGCACCATATTGAACACCGCTTCCCCTTCACCTTCGATACCGATGTCTGCTTCTGAAGCGGCAAGGATGGTCTCCGGGAATATGCTGTATCCTGCTCCGCCCAGCACGATGGGGACCCGTGACAGCTTCCGTACCAGTGCGATTATCCGGTTATCTTCATCAAAGAGGAACCTGGTGTTTTGCTTCGTCTGGTCATCGATATTCCTGACCGATATGCCGATTACTTCCGGGTCGAGCTCCACGATTGCCTCAGCTATGGCGGCTGGGGCGTCTTTTTCCTGCACGAGGTCCAGCACCTTCACTGTGTGCCCTTCCCGCCTTGCTGCCTGTGCCACGCACGCAAGTCCCAGTGGCATGGTGCGCATATTGATTTCGGTCCGGTTTGCCGAGATGAGAAGAACCCTCATCCTTATCCTCCTTTTTGAGCTGCACTACAATTATACCATGCCGTTAAACATACATCATTGGAAACGTTCCCGGACAGACTAAACAAACTTCACTCTCCTGTGGCTTCTGCTGTATAATGAGCTATGATCGTCAAAGAGATCAGGGCGAAGACCATCCTCTCCAAATCGCAGATCTATGACTATGCCCTGAACGCCTACGTGGGATGCCAGCATAACTGCGCCTACTGCTACGCAAGGTTCATGAAGAGATTTACCGGGCACCGCGAACAATGGGGAGAGTTCGTTGATGTAAAGATAAACGCCGCTGAACTCCTGGTCCGGGAGGTCAGAAAAAAGAGAAAAGGGATTGTCTGGATAAGCGGGGTCTGTGATCCCTATCAATACGCCGAAGAGAAGTATATGCTTACCGGGAGATGCCTTGAAATCCTCGTTGAGAGTGGATGGCCCGTCGTGATCCAGACAAAATCCCCCCTGGTCCTGCGGGACATCGGGATATTGAAAAGATCAGCGGACGCTGAGGTCGGATTCACTATAACGACAGCCGACGAGAAGGTGCGTCAGATCTTCGAACCCTGCGCTCCGCCCGTAGAGAAGCGGATCGAGGCATTGGGAATTCTTCATGCAGAGGGGATCAGGACTTATGTCATGGTCGCTCCCATGCTCCCCGGGGCCGACAGACTCGCGGATATGCTGAAGGGCAAGGTGGACCATGCTTTGATCGACAGGTATAACTATTATTATGCTGACCGGGCGTATAAAAAGCACGGAATGGAACAGGCCATGACTGAGGATTTCTTCCAGGAAAAAGGCGGGGAACTAAGGGCCGCCTTTGAAAAGGCAGGGATACCCTGTCAGAAGCTGTATTAGCCCTTTGGGACAATCCTCCCGGCTCCTTTGCCTATGGAATGGGCACGCTCTTTTCCGTAATTATCGCGGAACCTTTCTGAACCGTTATTTTGATGATATTATACCCGGGCAGAGGCAGGAACACCTGTTCCACTGACCCGCTTCCCGGAATATCCTTTCCGAAATTGAGACCCGGCGTCCAGACTGTGGGGCTCGCATTCGTGGCGAATTCGCTCCTCAAAAGCAGTTCACAATCCTTATAGGTGTTATTATTTATTATTGTCACATAACATTTGTTATCCTGGAACCGGAAATCGCCTACAGTGATGTTGTGGCTCAGCACCGGGATGGAGCCCGTTTGTGACGCGACAACCTGATTGTCGATAACAATATCCAGGCGATAGGTGGTGTATTTCGCCGGCGTTACAACATTTCCACCTGCGCTGCCGGTCTGACCGGGCGGAATAGTGGCCGGTGAAATGACTGCATCGACACCCCTGTAGGTTGCGGCGCCCTTCTTTTGATAGGGTCGAATAGTAATAGGCTTGGTAAAGGGCGTGTTGTTGGTGTTCCGAAGCGTTATCTGCCATCTCATCGCGCAATCGGTCGCCAGCGGCAGGATTTCGACGGACTCTACCTGGGGGTTCTTGACGGTGGTATCCGGTTGCGGTTGTGTTGCGGTCTTGCCGGTACCCGATGGAGACCGCAATATCCTGATATCTTTTGTGGTCTTTTTCTGTAACTCAGCTCCGATAGCCTGACTGCCCGCTAAAACAACGGCAACCGCCAGAGAGCATGCATAAAGAAAAAGAAACGCTTTTTTCATGATATGACCTCCTGATCCTGCATGGAATATAGCGCATTATATCATTTTCCGATGTGCGAAAAGCAATGAAAATGGTCTGCCTGCGCAAGCAACCCCATCCACCGGCAAAAAAATCTGTTGCATTATTATGTAGTTTGGAGAAGAATGGATTTAAATCCGTTAGGAGGATACAGTATGAAAGTAGTCCGATTCAGCAGCGCTGAAAGTTATGAGCCTGAGAAAGACTGGAGGCGGGTAAGCCTTTGCAGTGAAAAGGACATCTCCATTGAACACTTCGTAAAGCCGCCGCACCATGCGTCGCCTGATCACAACCACCCGAACGCGCAGGTAATGATCGTCCTCAAGGGCAAGCTCGCAATCACCACCGCCAAGGAGGAGCAGGTCCTTGACGAGGGTGACGCGGTCTACATCCCCGGGAACGAAATGCATATTGTCACAAACCCGCTCGATGAGCCATCCGCCGGCATCGACATATTCGTCCCCGGTCGGTCCTTCGATTTCTGGCTGAAGCGGAAAAGCTCCTGACGTATA
It includes:
- a CDS encoding radical SAM protein, yielding MIVKEIRAKTILSKSQIYDYALNAYVGCQHNCAYCYARFMKRFTGHREQWGEFVDVKINAAELLVREVRKKRKGIVWISGVCDPYQYAEEKYMLTGRCLEILVESGWPVVIQTKSPLVLRDIGILKRSADAEVGFTITTADEKVRQIFEPCAPPVEKRIEALGILHAEGIRTYVMVAPMLPGADRLADMLKGKVDHALIDRYNYYYADRAYKKHGMEQAMTEDFFQEKGGELRAAFEKAGIPCQKLY
- a CDS encoding cobalamin-dependent protein (Presence of a B(12) (cobalamin)-binding domain implies dependence on cobalamin itself, in one of its several forms, or in some unusual lineages, dependence on a cobalamin-like analog.); translated protein: MRVLLISANRTEINMRTMPLGLACVAQAARREGHTVKVLDLVQEKDAPAAIAEAIVELDPEVIGISVRNIDDQTKQNTRFLFDEDNRIIALVRKLSRVPIVLGGAGYSIFPETILAASEADIGIEGEGEAVFNMVLERLEDNETLDGLPGVHVKGRGLMAEKILIREPDAFTLPDPDLLIAAPGDAGDLWIPVQTRRGCPMRCSYCSTGTIEGTIIRKRSPKNVVEWIAKLESRGVKQFYFVDNTFNLPPSYATALCKELAR
- a CDS encoding cupin domain-containing protein, producing the protein MKVVRFSSAESYEPEKDWRRVSLCSEKDISIEHFVKPPHHASPDHNHPNAQVMIVLKGKLAITTAKEEQVLDEGDAVYIPGNEMHIVTNPLDEPSAGIDIFVPGRSFDFWLKRKSS